The DNA region CCGGCGTCGCGGACATCGAAGACCAGACCGTCACGACTGAAACGCTGCATGGGGGAAGCATCCCCCACGCCCGGTCCGCCACGGCGCCGACCCCGCCTCGCGGCCCCCCGCGCCGCCGGCTACCGCCGCTGCAGGGCCGCCCGGATCCGTTCGGTGTCCGACGGGGTCCAGTCCGGCGGCGGCAGCACCGCCACCAGCCCGTCCAGGATGGTGCCGGAGTAGTTGTGGCCGTGCCCGGCCGGCATCTGCTCGCCCTGGAACAGGTCGGCGGTGACCTGGCAGAACGTCACCACCGGGTACCAGCGCATGGAGGCGGTGCGGTCGGCACCGGGCGCCTCGGTCAGCCAGTCCGGCCGGGCGAACAGCAGATCCGGCGACCACCAGACCACCGGGTCGGAGGCGTGCTGCAGGAACAGCACCCGGGTGCCCTCCCACTCCCGCGCGGCGATCTCGGCGATCTCGGCGGGGTCGGTGCCCTGGGCGAACCGGACGGTGCGGCCGTCGTCGTAGCGCGGCAGCACCGCCGGACTGCCCGGGTCGCGCCGCACCAGCAGGGCATGCCAGAGCGGGCTGGCGTGCGGCGGCCCCACCCACAGCACCGCTTCGAAGCCCATCGCCGCGACGTCGGGCAGGTATCCGAACGCGGCCTGGCCCGCCATCGATCCCAGGCTTTCGCCGTAGAGCATCAGCTTGGGCCGGTGCGCCGCGGGCAGGGTTCGCCAGCGGTCGGCGATGGTCTGCACCAGCAACCGGCCGGAGTCCATCGACTTGCGCTGGTCGGCCAGAAAGGAGATCCAGCTCGGCAGATAGGAGTACTGCACGCCGACGATCGCGGTGTCCCCGTTGTAGAGCATCTCCACGGCGTCCGCGGCCGCCGGGTCGATCCACCCGGTCCCGGTGGTGGGCACCACGACCAGCACCCGGCGCTCGAAGGCACGGGTGCGGTCCAACTCGTCGAGCAACAGTTGCATCCGGGCGCGGTCGTCGTCGGCGCTGTGCAGGCCGGCGTAGATCCGGATGGGTTCACGGGCGGGCCGGCCGTTGATGCGGGTGAGTTCGGCCGCGCCCGCTCCCCCGGCCACGAAGCTGCGGCCCTGACTGCCGAGGGTCTCCCACCGCGCCGGTGAGCCCGGGCTGCCGGACCGCTCGGGCTGCTGCGGCCGGCTCACCCCTGCGACGGTGCCGCGGTCCTCGGGCTGGAAGACCGCATTGGCGCCGGCGAAAAATCCGCGGATCAGCACGCCGTTGATCATGGTGATCAGGACCGCGACGACGATCGACGTGCCGATGAACAGGGCGACCTCGCTGTGCAGATGCCACCGCCGGATCAGCAGCCGCGCCACGAGTCGGCTGGCATCGATGAGCACCCGCGCCGCCGCGATCAGCGCGCCACAGACCCCGATCGCGACGCCCAGGGTGCGCAGGTAGCCCAACGTGCCGGGTCCTTGCATGCCCAGCAGGTCGGAGACCTGCCGCTGCCAGCCGGCCGCCGGGATCAGCATCAGCACGCAGCAGGCCGGGGCCGCGATGACCACCGTCGCCTTGAGGGCGAGCAGCACCCGCCGCGGCGGCGGCCACCAACTCGCGCCGCGCAGCACGAACCGATGCACCGCCGCACCGATCAGGACCCCCAGGGCGTAGCCGACCGCGGCGTTGATGCCGCCGATCACCCCCTGGAACAGCCAGTCCCGCGGCAGCAGCGACGGCGTCAGCGACAGGCAGAAGAACAGCGCCCCGAAGGCCAGCCCGACGAACTCGAGCCGCAGCAGGCGCCAAGCCCACACCAGCAACGGATGCCCGGCCGGCGCCTGCATGACGCCGGGCTACCCGAACAGTCCCGGCAGCACCGCTTCGGACGTGCTGCGCAGTTCCGCCAGCGACACGCTGAACTGTCCCTGGACCTCGACCTCCTGGGAGGCCTGGTCCACCACGCCGACGCGGACGGCCGGCAACCCGCGGGCCTCGCACATCGAGCGGAACCGGCTCTCCTCGGTGCGCGGCACCGCGACCAGTACCCGGCCCGCCGACTCCGAGAACAGGAACACGAACGGGTCGGCGTCTTCGGGCAGCAGGATGCGGCAACCGGTTTCACCGGCGATCGACGA from Mycolicibacter sp. MU0083 includes:
- a CDS encoding alpha/beta hydrolase, translated to MQAPAGHPLLVWAWRLLRLEFVGLAFGALFFCLSLTPSLLPRDWLFQGVIGGINAAVGYALGVLIGAAVHRFVLRGASWWPPPRRVLLALKATVVIAAPACCVLMLIPAAGWQRQVSDLLGMQGPGTLGYLRTLGVAIGVCGALIAAARVLIDASRLVARLLIRRWHLHSEVALFIGTSIVVAVLITMINGVLIRGFFAGANAVFQPEDRGTVAGVSRPQQPERSGSPGSPARWETLGSQGRSFVAGGAGAAELTRINGRPAREPIRIYAGLHSADDDRARMQLLLDELDRTRAFERRVLVVVPTTGTGWIDPAAADAVEMLYNGDTAIVGVQYSYLPSWISFLADQRKSMDSGRLLVQTIADRWRTLPAAHRPKLMLYGESLGSMAGQAAFGYLPDVAAMGFEAVLWVGPPHASPLWHALLVRRDPGSPAVLPRYDDGRTVRFAQGTDPAEIAEIAAREWEGTRVLFLQHASDPVVWWSPDLLFARPDWLTEAPGADRTASMRWYPVVTFCQVTADLFQGEQMPAGHGHNYSGTILDGLVAVLPPPDWTPSDTERIRAALQRR